Proteins from a genomic interval of Lycium barbarum isolate Lr01 unplaced genomic scaffold, ASM1917538v2 unchr_scaffold_07, whole genome shotgun sequence:
- the LOC132625590 gene encoding putative late blight resistance protein homolog R1A-10 → MAYAAITCLMRTINQSMELTGCDLQPFYARLESLRAILDESCNLTGDLEALTSLEAEIAELAYTTEDTVDLESRNVFLAQNVEEGSRAMWELFFLLEQALECINSTMKQYNSMKDLKPQTYSLSSIPEHAVERPENIMVGYENAFEMMQDQLSGGERELEVVSIVGMGGIGKTTLATKLYSDPCIISRFDIRAKATISQEYCARNVLLALLSSTSDEPYDQLADRLQKLLKVKRYLISIDDIWTTRDWDDIKLCFPDCNNGSRVLLTTRNVEVAEYASLGKPPYHMRLMNFDESWRLLYQKVFVKDSFPPEFEWLGIQIAYKCGGLPLAIVVIAGLLSKIGKALTEWQSVCENVSSAVSSDPEAQCMRVLALSYCHLPSRLKPCFLHFAIFPEDELISADRLVELWAAEGFLNVEELKSIEEVAETCLNELRDRSLVSVHKLSFDGKIESCRMHDVTRELCLREARNVNFVKAVGGKSNQIPCPQSMQCSSKSRGRIGIHSREEFSGCRNSEAHTIIMFGSSRFLMQEFHFKLVRVLDLTLIKFPSFPSWILHLIHLRYLAFCLYPLLELCQRSKEKVPSSIIDVPSSIIDIPPSISSLCYLQTFILYDTSDHKYPFILPSEILTMPQLRHLHLDWNYLRYYEPTEKSFVLKNLQCLFGWNPLYCTGSAFRLFPNLKKLQISGAPEDFRIRKDQCDFRYLHQLEELEFNLSNPLFDGFLERITPSGSTLQNPLRFQCRVLGAFPTLPLPPPDAFPQNLKDLTFKGTFYLPRKDLSIVGKLPKLESLQLEGVWLAWEWEVAEEGFPLLKSLKLSKLYIRNWRANDDHFPCLERLFLEDCRFLDSVPQEFADITTLSLIDINGCPYSVGSSAKQIQQDIQDNYGGSIDVHIRHPVNW, encoded by the exons ATGGCTTATGCTGCTATTACTTGTCTTATGAGAACCATTAACCAATCAATGGAACTTACTGGATGTGATTTGCAACCGTTCTATGCAAGGCTTGAATCCCTGAGAGCTATTCTGGATGAATCCTGCAATTTAACGGGCGATCTCGAGGCATTAACAAGCTTGGAAGCTGAAATCGCAGAACTAGCATACACAACAGAAGATACGGTTGACTTAGAatcaagaaatgtttttttagcACAAAATGTGGAGGAAGGAAGCAGAGCAATGTGGGAGCTCTTTTTCCTCTTGGAACAAGCACTAGAATGCATTAACTCCACCATGAAACAGTACAACAGCATGAAAGATCTAAAACCACAAACTTACTCTCTTTCCAGTATACCTGAGCATGCTGTGGAGCGGCCCGAGAATATAATGGTTGGCTATGAAAATGCATTCGAGATGATGCAGGATCAACTTTCTGGAGGAGAAAGGGAACTAGAAGTTGTCTCAATCGTAGGGATGGGGGGCATAGGCAAGACAACTTTGGCTACAAAACTCTATAGCGATCCATGCATTATATCTCGATTTGATATTCGCGCAAAAGCTACTATTTCACAAGAGTATTGTGCGAGAAACGTACTCCTAGCCCTTCTTTCTTCTACAAGTGATGAACCTTATGATCAACTGGCAGATCGACTACAAAAGCTTCTAAAAGTCAAGAGATACTTGATATCCATTGATGACATATGGACTACAAGAGATTGGGATGATATAAAATTATGTTTCCCAGACTGTAATAATGGAAGCCGAGTACTCTTGACTACTCGGAATGTGGAAGTGGCTGAATATGCTAGCTTAGGTAAGCCTCCTTATCACATGCGTCTCATGAATTTTGATGAAAGTTGGAGATTATTGTATCAAAAGGTCTTTGTGAAAGACTCTTTTCCCCCTGAATTTGAATGGCTTGGGATACAAATTGCATACAAATGCGGAGGATTGCCTCTAGCAATTGTTGTGATTGCCGGGCTTCTCTCCAAAATTGGCAAAGCATTGACTGAGTGGCAAAGTGTTTGCGAGAATGTAAGTTCAGCAGTAAGCTCAGATCCTGAAGCCCAATGCATGAGAGTCTTGGCTTTGAGTTATTGTCATTTGCCTTCTCGCCTAAAACCGTGCTTTCTACATTTTGCAATTTTCCCAGAGGATGAACTTATTTCTGCAGATAGACTTGTGGAGTTATGGGCTGCAGAGGGATTTTTAAATGTAGAAGAGTTGAAAAGTATAGAAGAGGTGGCAGAAACATGTCTAAACGAACTTAGAGATAGAAGTTTAGTTTCTGTCCACAAATTGAGTTTTGATGGAAAAATAGAGAGTTGTCGAATGCATGATGTGACCCGTGAGCTCTGTTTGAGGGAAGCTCGAAATGTGAATTTTGTGAAGGCTGTAGGGGGAAAGAGTAATCAAATTCCTTGTCCGCAATCCATGCAGTGCTCCTCTAAGAGTCGAGGTCGGATCGGTATCCATAGTAGGGAAGAATTCTCTGGGTGCCGTAACAGTGAGGCCCATACTATTATCATGTTTGGTAGCTCCCGATTCCTCATGCAGGAGTTCCATTTCAAGCTAGTAAGAGTACTAGATCTTACTCTAATTAAATTTCCAAGTTTTCCCAGTTGGATACTACATTTAATTCACTTGAGATACCTAGCTTTTTGTCTTTATCCTCTCTTAGAGCTGTGTCAAAGATCCAAAGAAAAGGTTCCCTCATCAATAATAGACGTTCCCTCATCAATAATAGACATTCCTCCATCGATATCAAGCCTATGTTATCTGCAAACTTTTATACTTTATGATACCAGTGACCATAAATATCCTTTTATATTACCATCAGAAATTTTGACGATGCCGCAATTGAGGCACCTCCATTTGGACTGGAATTACTTGCGGTATTATGAGCCTACAGAGAAAAGTTTTGTTTTGAAAAATTTGCAATGTCTCTTTGGATGGAATCCTTTGTATTGTACTGGGTCTGCATTTAGACTATTTCCCAATCTAAAGAAGTTGCAAATTAGTGGCGCCCCAGAAGACTTTCGTATTCGCAAGGATCAGTGTGATTTTCGCTACTTACATCAGCTCGAGGAATTGGAATTTAATCTTAGTAATCCATTATTTGACGGCTTTCTAGAAAGAATTACACCTTCAGGTTCTACTCTGCAAAATCCTCTAAGGTTTCAGTGCAGAGTGCTAGGTGCTTTTCCAACTCTGCCCCTACCTCCGCCAGATGCTTTTCCACAAAACCTTAAGGATTTAACTTTTAAAGGAACTTTCTACTTGCCAAGGAAGGATCTGAGCATTGTTGGTAAATTGCCCAAACTCGAGTCCCTTCAACTAGAAGGTGTCTGGTTAGCTTGGGAGTGGGAAGTAGCTGAGGAAGGGTTTCCTCTCTTGAAGTCCTTGAAACTGAGCAAATTGTATATACGGAACTGGAGAGCAAACGATGATCACTTTCCATGCCTTGAACGCCTATTTCTTGAAGATTGCCGGTTTTTGGATTCAGTCCCTCAAGAATTTGCAGATATAACCACACTTAGTCTAATTGATATAAATGGATGTCCATATTCTGTTGGGAGTTCCGCCAAGCAGATTCAACAGGACATTCAAGACAATTATGGAGGTTCTATTGACGTCCATATTCGTCATCCTGT CAACTGGTGA
- the LOC132625591 gene encoding uncharacterized protein LOC132625591, with protein MASSSQRSVKNYFTKVPKSSVASSSQPNQEANANHSEVPLPSSQHEYPQTNISGSMRRFNSEWFDDVYHDWLEYSVSKDAVYCLYCYLFKGYNTNQGGGEIFSTVGFKSWQKKKNLGKHIGLPNNPHNQSKKKCQDLLRVQQSIHFALEMQFSQFKHAYLVRLSASVDVVRLLITQGLAFRGHDESKSSLSRGNFLQILSWYAKKCDNIRDYVLEHAPQNDQMTSPMIQKDIVSACKIETIKAILEELNGDYFSLLVDESFDVSRKEQMAIVLRYIDRNGFVMERLLDIVHVQDTSALSLKRAIVNLLAQHSLSLSYVRGQCYDGASNMQGEINGLKMLIRQESRSAHSIHCFAHQLQLTLVAVSKKCIEVGKLVVLVSNILNVLGSSFKRMDEFRDSQKERIQEALDLGELTTGSGLNQELGLSRACDTRWGSHFKSFNNFILMFGSILNVLESLVLDARLLDERAKAMGYLEACRTYEVAFMLHLMSDVLAITNELNKCLQKKEQDLANAMLLVEVAKIRLQAYRDEEWDSLIARVSLFCIKHEILTDLGFEFERRGDKGVGNRGNVGVRGVGGDEVKWNVSDEWGAEVE; from the exons ATGGCTTCTTCG TCTCAACGTTCAGTGAAGAACTATTTTACGAAAGTACCGAAATCAAGTGTAGCTTCTTCTAGTCAACCTAACCAGGAAGCAAATGCCAACCATTCAGAAGTACCATTACCTTCTTCTCAG CATGAGTATCCTCAAACGAATATTTCTGGATCAATGCGCCGTTTTAATTCTGAATGGTTTGATGATGTATATCATGATTGGTTGGAGTATAGTGTTAGTAAAGATGCAGTCTATTGTTTGTATTGTTATCTATTTAAAGGCTACAACACCAATCAAGGTGGGGGTGAAATATTTTCAACTGTTGGGTTTAAGAGTTGGCAGAAAAAAAAGAATCTTGGAAAACATATTGGTCTACCGAACAACCCACATAACCAGTCAAAAAAGAAATGTCAAGATTTATTGCGGGTACAACAGTCTATTCATTTTGCACTTGAGATGCAATTTAGTCAATTTAAGCATGCGTATTTGGTCCGCTTAAGTGCTTCCGTTGATGTAGTAAGACTTCTTATAACTCAAGGATTGGCATTTCGAGGTCATGATGAATCTAAATCATCACTTAGTAGGGgtaattttcttcaaattctctCATGGTATGCGAAAAAGTGTGATAATATTCGTGATTATGTACTGGAACATGCTCCTCAAAATGATCAAATGACTTCTCCAATGATTCAAAAAGATATTGTGAGTGCTTGTAAGATAGAAACAATTAAAGCTATTCTTGAGGAATTAAATGGTGACTACTTTTCTTTACTAGTTGATGAGTCTTTTGATGTATCACGCAAGGAGCAAATGGCTATTGTCTTACGATATATTGATAGAAATGGATTTGTGATGGAGCGGCTTCTTGACATTGTTCATGTTCAAGATACTAGTGCTTTATCTCTAAAGAGGGCAATTGTTAATTTACTTGCTCAACATTCCTTAAGTCTATCATATGTGCGTGGACAATGTTACGATGGGGCAAGCAATATGCAAGGTGAGATCAATGGCCTTAAAATGTTGATTAGGCAAGAAAGTAGATCAGCCCATTCCATTCATTGTTTTgctcatcaacttcaactaaCTCTTGTTGCGGTCTCGAAAAAATGTATTGAAGTGGGAAAACTTGTAGTGCTGGTTTCAAATATTTTGAATGTATTGGGATCTTCTTTTAAGCGTATGGATGAATTTCGAGATTCTCAAAAAGAAAGAATTCAAGAGGCACTAGATTTGGGTGAGCTTACAACCGGTAGTGGCTTGAATCAAGAACTTGGTCTTTCAAGAGCTTGTGATACGCGTTGGGGATCTCATTTTAAATCTTTCAACAATTTTATTCTTATGTTTGGCTCTATTCTTAATGTTCTTGAATCACTTGTTCTTGATGCACGATTATTGGATGAAAGAGCCAAGGCAATGGGATATCTTGAAGCTTGTCGAACATATGAGGTTGCGTTCATGTTGCATTTGATGAGTGATGTTTTAGCAATCACAAATGAGCTTAATAAATGCTTACAAAAAAAGGAGCAAGATTTGGCAAATGCCATGTTACTTGTTGAAGTAGCAAAAATAAGGTTGCAAGCATATAGGGATGAAGAATGGGATTCTCTTATTGCTAGGGTGTCTTTGTTTTGTATCAAGCATGAAATTTTG ACTGATTTAGGGTTTGAGTTTGAGAGGAGAGGGGACAaaggcgtggggaacaggggtAACGTGGGTGTCAGAGGCGTGGGTGGAGACGAAGTTAAGTGGAATGTGTCAGACGAGTGGGGAGCAGAGGTGGAGTGA